From a single Phaenicophaeus curvirostris isolate KB17595 chromosome 8, BPBGC_Pcur_1.0, whole genome shotgun sequence genomic region:
- the LOC138723300 gene encoding collagen alpha-1(I) chain-like — protein sequence MVASRAPAAPGSGARRGGGAAAAAALGGPVSAAAAARGCSAPPARAASAAERRHRLLPPALSSCCGRSGTFWEPGSSWAARGAAGPPGRGSSAAAGAAGQGPAGASGQRPHRPLRLTGPRGPPRSPRTAGAVAQRCS from the coding sequence ATGGTCGCATCGCGGGCCCCGGCGGCCCCGGGGAGCGgcgcccggcggggcgggggcgcggcGGCCGCCGCTGCCCTGGGCGGCCCGGTCAGCGCCGCGGCGGCGGCCCGGGGCTGCTCCGCTCCCCCGGCTCGGGCCGCGTCTGCGGCGGAGCGGCGGCACCGCCTCCTCCCCCCGGCTCTCAGTTCCTGTTGCGGCCGCTCCGGCACCTTCTGGGAACCAGGAAGCTCGTGGGCTGCCCGGGGAGCCGCGGGGCCGCCGGGGCGGGGGAGCAGTGCGGCGGCAGGTGCGGCCGGGCAGGGCCCTGCCGGGGCCTCGGGGCAGCGCCCGCACCGGCCGCTCCGCCTCACCGGCCCCCGCGGCCCTCCGCGTTCGCCCCGCACGGCGGGGGCTGTCGCACAGCGGTgttcgtag